A segment of the Flavobacteriales bacterium genome:
ACTTCTTTCTGGCAATGCTGGTTCTTGACCTGCTCATGCTGTATGCAACGCCGGGAAGGGTAGAAGGGGCCAGAGACCTTCCTGAGAAGTGCTCTTTGGGTGATATGAACGATGTGTATGTTCATTACCGCAGTACCTATGCCTTTCAGATCAGTATGACCCTGATTGACGAACTGCCATTTCAACTTCAATTGAGAAACAGCAGGTACCATGCAAAGGTCTTGCCCGGTGTCCCGGCAACGATACAATATCAGATACGTCCATTGGAGCGCGGCCAGTACCATTTCGGTCGGCTGAACTTTTTTGCATCCACGCAACTGGGATTTTTTCAAAGGCGTTTCATCATTGGTGAACCGGCCATGGTGCCGGTCTATCCCAGTTTTATTCAACTTCGGAAATTCGAATTTCTGGCCATATCAAACCGGTTGACAGAGCACGGAGTAAAAAGAATCCGAAAGGTTGGCCACAGCTATGAATTCGATCAGATCAGGCAGTATGTGCCGGGGGATGATGTTCGCACATTGAACTGGATGGCTACGGCAAAGATGCAGGAGGAACTGATGGTGAATCAGTTCATGGATGAACGTTCACAGCACATCTTTTCGGTGATAAACACCGGTCGTATTATGAAGATGCCCTTCAACGGACTGACCCTCCTGGATCATGCGATCAATTCCACGCTGGTGCTGTTGAATGTGGCCATTCGCAAAGGAGACAATGCCGGTTTGGTCACATTCAGCGATAAGATTTATTCAACGCTTCAAGCCAGCAGGAGGGCTACCCAGATGCATAAGATCATGGACTTCCTTTACCATGTGTCAACTGACTTTGCCGAATCCGATTACGAACGCCTTTACTTTCACCTGTCCAGGGTGGTCCGTCAGCGGAGCATGGTGTTATTCTATACCAACTTTGAAAGTATCTATGGATTGGAGCGGGCCTTGCCCTATCTGAAGAGAATTGCCAAACACCATTTATTGATTGTGGTATTCTTCAGGAATACGGAATTATCGCAACTCAATCATCTGGAAGTCCGGAACACCGAAGATGTTTACGTGAAGACCATGGCGATGAAATTCGGTTTTGAGAAGGAACTCATTGCACGTGAACTGGAACGGCATGGTATCCATCATCTTCTGACCACTCCGGAACACCTCACTGTGGATGCTGTGAACAAATACCTGGAAGTGAAAGCGAGGGCTTTGGTGTAGTGACTTGAGATCTTTTAGTCGATCCTTTCAAACACCAACCTGTGGTGGTCCATTACCTCACGCTCAAAACATACCCTGTTGGGGCTTTCACGGAAGGTGGCAACGCGCAGGCGGAATTCCCGGCTTGTGAGATAGTGTGGGATGAGTTTACCATACACCATGTACTTTCTTAAACCGAATTTCCGGAACTTCTTCCGCCATTGTCCGATGGTTTCGATGTAGTCCAGGCGTCCGCTGCTTTCAGAGATCAGCTTGAAAAGCGGTTTCGCATTTTCTTCCACCTGCTTGTAGCCATATGGCAACCACGATCCCGGAAACTGGTCCACCATCAATCCCATCATGTATTCGTTGGATCCTTTGGGCGCATCCACACTCACATCTTCAAACTTCACCATGTTCTTGCTGAATACCATGGTTTGCATATAGAACCTCCCTCCGGGATTCAGGAGGCTGTGAATTTGTTTAAAAATACCGGCATAGCGTTCGTCCTGTTTGCCCTGGACAAAATCATCCACTGAACACAGGTGTTCCATGCCACCGATACAGGTAATGGCGTCAAACGTTCCGTTAAACGTTTGAGGGGTGATGTCCCGGCAGTCCATCACGCTTACATCAAAACCATTTTTTACGCACGCATCCGCCTGGCCTTGGGATAAGGTAACACCTATGCCATTCACGCCGCGTTTTGTTTTCAGGTAATTCAGAAAGGGTCCCCAGCCGCAGCACATGTCCAGTACACGGCTGTCTTTTGTGATGTTCAGACTGTCGGCGATAAACTTGTGCTTCTGTTCCTGCGCTTCTTCCAGTGTCATGGAAAAATCACCGTTGTACATTGCACCGCTGTAGTCGCCGGTTTCACCCATACTCAAACGAAAGATCTCGTCGATATAGGTGTATGTAAAATCCATTTCTTCCTGACTGGCCATTGCTTTTGGTTAAAGTTAAGCCAACAAGGTAATCAATATCTTTTAGTGTGTTTCGTAAGATGGGTGAAGTCGCTATGCATAGACTAAAGTACCGGAAAGGCCCGGGCCTATACTGCCGGTCTATACCAGGTCCGGGTGGCCGGAAATTCCATATAAATATCTTGATTAATTTCGCACCGTGATGATTCGCCGGATTCAAAGATATGCAGAAAGCCATCCACTGGCTTTTGTAATGATGGTAGGTGGGCTATTCAGATTGATCGCTGCCATTTTTTCCCAGGGTTATGGCATGCACGACGATCATTTTCTGATCATTGAGGCTGCACAAAGCTGGGTGGACGACTACGACTACAACAACTGGCTTCCGGAGAACCGGCCGAATCAGAATCCCGGTGGACATAGTTTGTTTTATGTAGGACTTCACTATGCCCTGTTTTCATTTCTTGATATGTTCTCCTTTCTCACACCAAAGGCCAACATGTTCATCGTACGGTTGCTGCATGCTGCCTATTCCCTCCTGATCATATTGTTCGGGTATAAGATCACCCGGAACCTGACGGATACAAAAACGGCCAAACAGGTGGGTCTGGTTCTGGCTTTGTTCTGGGTCATGCCAAACCTTAGCGTCCGGAACCTGGTGGAGTTTACCTGCATACCACCGCTGATGGCAGCCACCTGGTTTCTCACCAGAAGGCCATTACCGGCATTGAAAGATTTTGCCCTTGCAGGAGTCATGGCAGGTCTGGCCATGGGTTTTCGCCTTCAATGTGTCATGTTCATCGGGGGGATAGGCTTGGTGTTTCTGGGCAGGAAGCAGATCATTCCGGGATTGATATTCACGCTGACATTGGCGGTTTCTTTCGCCGTTACACAGATCGGTGACCTGTTCATTTGGGGACGACCCTTTGCCGAAGTCCAGGAGTATATCCGGTACAACATCGAGCATGCCTATACCTACCTGACCCAGGAATGGTATATGTACCTGTTATTCCTGGGAGGGATTCTTCTTCCTCCGTTGAGTATATTTCTTTTTGCAGGTTTTATCAGGTCATGGAAAGTTAATGCGATGCTGGTGGTTCCTTCTTTGGTCTTTTTACTCTTCCATTCTTATTTCCCCAACAAACAGGAACGTTTTATCCTTCCTGTTCTGCCCTTCCTCATTATGGCAGGGATCATAGGTTTAAGATCGTGGCAAATGAATGGCACATTTACCAGAGTCAGGAGAGTGGGTTGGCAGATATTCTGGGTGATCAATACCATTCTTTTGATCGTGATTACGCCCGCTTATTCCAAACGGTCCAGAGTGGAATCCATGGTCTTTTTATCCGGACAGGAAGACTTTCAGAATTTTGTCGTGGAAAGCAGCCATAAGAATGACTACCTCATGCCTCCCCTGTATTATCTCCAGCATTGGGTGAGCTATTTTTATGTGACGTCGTCTTATTCCGCGGAAGCATTGCGCAATCGTCTGGATACATTGGAAAGTGACAGGTGGCCTAATTATGTTCTGTTCATGGAAGAGCAGGACCTGGATGTGCGCATCGAAAACTTCAGAAAGTACTTTCCGTCGATGAAGCAGGTGGCGGTCATAGAACCCAGCTTACTGGACCGGACCCTGCATTGGATGAACCCCAACAACAAGAACGAGCGTTGCTTTATTTACCGGTTTGATATTGAATAACGATACCATCATAATGGAAAACCAACTGCCGGATGCTTCCGAGGTCAGGAACATCATCTTCGATCTTGGCGGTGTAATTTTGCATATAGACTACCACCTGACCGCGGATGCCTTTAAACGACTTGGTGCCGCAACATTTGACGATGTGTATTCACAGGCAAGTCAAAGTGATTTGTTTGA
Coding sequences within it:
- a CDS encoding DUF58 domain-containing protein, which gives rise to MKLLKSLYLNSRMLITVGAISAFLVISHFFQVIYPIAQITLYFFLAMLVLDLLMLYATPGRVEGARDLPEKCSLGDMNDVYVHYRSTYAFQISMTLIDELPFQLQLRNSRYHAKVLPGVPATIQYQIRPLERGQYHFGRLNFFASTQLGFFQRRFIIGEPAMVPVYPSFIQLRKFEFLAISNRLTEHGVKRIRKVGHSYEFDQIRQYVPGDDVRTLNWMATAKMQEELMVNQFMDERSQHIFSVINTGRIMKMPFNGLTLLDHAINSTLVLLNVAIRKGDNAGLVTFSDKIYSTLQASRRATQMHKIMDFLYHVSTDFAESDYERLYFHLSRVVRQRSMVLFYTNFESIYGLERALPYLKRIAKHHLLIVVFFRNTELSQLNHLEVRNTEDVYVKTMAMKFGFEKELIARELERHGIHHLLTTPEHLTVDAVNKYLEVKARALV
- a CDS encoding class I SAM-dependent methyltransferase, coding for MASQEEMDFTYTYIDEIFRLSMGETGDYSGAMYNGDFSMTLEEAQEQKHKFIADSLNITKDSRVLDMCCGWGPFLNYLKTKRGVNGIGVTLSQGQADACVKNGFDVSVMDCRDITPQTFNGTFDAITCIGGMEHLCSVDDFVQGKQDERYAGIFKQIHSLLNPGGRFYMQTMVFSKNMVKFEDVSVDAPKGSNEYMMGLMVDQFPGSWLPYGYKQVEENAKPLFKLISESSGRLDYIETIGQWRKKFRKFGLRKYMVYGKLIPHYLTSREFRLRVATFRESPNRVCFEREVMDHHRLVFERID
- a CDS encoding glycosyltransferase family 39 protein is translated as MIRRIQRYAESHPLAFVMMVGGLFRLIAAIFSQGYGMHDDHFLIIEAAQSWVDDYDYNNWLPENRPNQNPGGHSLFYVGLHYALFSFLDMFSFLTPKANMFIVRLLHAAYSLLIILFGYKITRNLTDTKTAKQVGLVLALFWVMPNLSVRNLVEFTCIPPLMAATWFLTRRPLPALKDFALAGVMAGLAMGFRLQCVMFIGGIGLVFLGRKQIIPGLIFTLTLAVSFAVTQIGDLFIWGRPFAEVQEYIRYNIEHAYTYLTQEWYMYLLFLGGILLPPLSIFLFAGFIRSWKVNAMLVVPSLVFLLFHSYFPNKQERFILPVLPFLIMAGIIGLRSWQMNGTFTRVRRVGWQIFWVINTILLIVITPAYSKRSRVESMVFLSGQEDFQNFVVESSHKNDYLMPPLYYLQHWVSYFYVTSSYSAEALRNRLDTLESDRWPNYVLFMEEQDLDVRIENFRKYFPSMKQVAVIEPSLLDRTLHWMNPNNKNERCFIYRFDIE